A segment of the Fusobacterium ulcerans genome:
TGAAGCAGGCTATCAGCAATAATGATCAAGAAAATATGAAAGAGGAACTTGGAGATCTTCTTTTTTCCATTGTAAATCTTTCAAGATTTTTGAATGTAAATTCAACTGATGCTTTGGAGAAGACAATAAAAAAATTTGATACAAGATTTAGGTATGTAGAAAAGAACTGCGATTTAACAACTTCTTCACTAGATACAATGGAAAAATTTTGGAATGAAGCAAAAAATAAGCATTGACATATGAAAAAAATATAGTATATATAAATAATAAGATAGGAGGTTTGAACATAACGTATGAGATTGGACAAGTTTTTAAAAGTAAGCAGAATAATTAAGAGAAGACCTATCGCTAAAATAGTTGTAGATGGTGGAAAAGCTAAGCTAGATGGTAAAGTAGCAAAGGCTGGAACAGAGGTAAAAGTAGGACAAATTCTTGAGTTGGAATATTTTAATAAATATTTTAAATTTGAGATATTAGAGGTGCCTGCTGGAAATGTAGCTAAAGAAAAGACTTCTGAGCTTATAAAAGTATTGGACAGCAGAGGTATAAAGATAGATCTAGACAGTGAGGAGGATATTTTCTAGTGAAATTTTCTTTGAATTCCAATGGAAAAATAAATATAGGTTTAAATGTAACTGGCAGATGTGAGAATGGATATCATCTTCTGGATATGGTAATGGTACCTATCAGTCTGAGTGATACTATGACTGGAGAGATAACAGATGCTAAAGGGACATTGACTATAGAGACTAATAAGAAAGATATACCAACAGGAAAAGAAAATATCCTGTATAAGATATATGATAAATTTTATGATGAAAGTGCCTTAGAAAGAAAAAAAGTATATGTGTATCTTGAAAAAAGAATACCACATCAAGCTGGGCTTGGGGGAGGAAGTTCCAATGGAGCATTCCTGCTTAAACTTTTAAATAGCTTTCATGATAATCATTTCTCTATGGAAAAAATGATAGAGATAGGAAAAAGTGTAGGAGCAGACATACCATTTTTTCTGATAAATAAATCTGCAAGAGTTACAGGTATAGGAGAAAATATTGAAATAATAGAAAATAATCTGGACAGTGCATTGATAATTATAAAGCCAGATTTTGGAGTTTCTACTGGAAAAGCATATAAGAATATGTATATGCTCAATAATAAAAGAGATGCTGATATAGATAAAATAGTTCTGGGACTAAAGGAAAACAGCCTATCTACAGTGGAAAACAGTATAGAAAATCATCTTGAGCAAGGACTTTTGCTTGAAGATGAAAACATAATAGATTTCAGAAAAAGATTAGCAGCTTTAAATAATATGAAATTCTTTATGTCAGGAAGCGGAAGTGCATATTATACTTTTGCTGATAAAAATGAAAAAGAGAATATATATAAAATATTAAAAGAGCATTTTAAAAACTGTGAAGTACATCTTTGCGGTTCTTTATAGATGATACTAAAATAAGGGAAGGTGCATTAATTATGAAAATCACAGATGTTAGACTAAGGGCAGTAAAGAATGAGAATGAGTTAAAGTTGAAGGCTTATGCTGATGTAACATTTGATGAGTGCTTTGTTATCCATGGTCTAAAAATAATCGATGGTCAAAAGGGGATGTTTGTGGCTATGCCATCAAGAAAAATGCCTGATGGGGAATACAAAGATATAGCTCATCCAATCACTCCTGAATTAAGAAAAGAGATAACTGACTCAGTTATAGCTAGATACAATGAAATGGATCTAGAAGAAGAAGCTGTAGAAGCAGTGGAAGAATAGTTAAACTAAATAATCTGGGGATAAACAGCCTGAAACCTTAAGTGGTTTCAGGTTGTTTTTTTTGTACAGTTATGCTAATATATGAAAAATGAATTAAGGAGGGGAAAGTCTATGTTAATTAAATTTGATGAAATGGAAATAACTATGTTGGAAAAGTTTTATGGGGGAGAAAAAAGTGTAGAAGCTCGTATGTTTGTAGATGAAAGAAATCGTATTATGTACAGCAAACTTGAGCCTGGAGCATCTATTGG
Coding sequences within it:
- a CDS encoding RNA-binding S4 domain-containing protein — protein: MRLDKFLKVSRIIKRRPIAKIVVDGGKAKLDGKVAKAGTEVKVGQILELEYFNKYFKFEILEVPAGNVAKEKTSELIKVLDSRGIKIDLDSEEDIF
- the ispE gene encoding 4-(cytidine 5'-diphospho)-2-C-methyl-D-erythritol kinase — its product is MKFSLNSNGKINIGLNVTGRCENGYHLLDMVMVPISLSDTMTGEITDAKGTLTIETNKKDIPTGKENILYKIYDKFYDESALERKKVYVYLEKRIPHQAGLGGGSSNGAFLLKLLNSFHDNHFSMEKMIEIGKSVGADIPFFLINKSARVTGIGENIEIIENNLDSALIIIKPDFGVSTGKAYKNMYMLNNKRDADIDKIVLGLKENSLSTVENSIENHLEQGLLLEDENIIDFRKRLAALNNMKFFMSGSGSAYYTFADKNEKENIYKILKEHFKNCEVHLCGSL
- the spoVG gene encoding septation regulator SpoVG, which produces MKITDVRLRAVKNENELKLKAYADVTFDECFVIHGLKIIDGQKGMFVAMPSRKMPDGEYKDIAHPITPELRKEITDSVIARYNEMDLEEEAVEAVEE